A genomic segment from Spinacia oleracea cultivar Varoflay chromosome 3, BTI_SOV_V1, whole genome shotgun sequence encodes:
- the LOC110803898 gene encoding transcription-associated protein 1, giving the protein MSPIQNFEQHSNLLIDHDLPIQTRLQMAMEVRDSLEIAHTAEYLNFLKFYFRAFSVILIQITKPQFTDSPEHKLRNIVIEILNRLPHSEVLRPFVQDLLKIAMQVLTTDNEENGLICIRIIFDLLRNFRPTLEAEVQPFLDFVCKIYQNFRSTVSHFFENGGSMAAVPSIGTPGGGDDIKTMDTSDQFTPSSSGSMLSGAGYHGSGQLNPSTRSFKIVTESPLVVMFLFQLYSRLVQTNIPHLLPLMVAAISVPGPEKVPSNLKTQFIELKGAQVKTVSFLTYLLKSFADYIRPHEESICKSIVNLLVTCSDSVSIRKELLVALKHVLGTDFKRGLFPLIDTLLEERVLVGTGRACYETLRPLAYSLLAEIVHHVRSDLSLQQLSRIIYLFSSNMHDASLTLSIHTTCARLMLNLVEPIYEKGADQTSMDEARILLVQILDSFVGKFSTFKHTIPQLLEEGEEGKDRASLRSKLELPVQAVLNLQVPTEHSKEVNDCRHLVKTLIMGMKTIFWTITHVHTPHTQASASHGAHQQMMPNGLPAFKGLREDEVWRACGILKSGVHCLVIFKDTDDEKDMLGHFSQTLAILEPRDLMDMFSLCLPELFECMASNNQLVLIFSTMLQAAKVFRPFSDVLINFLVSSKLDVLKLPDSPSAKLVLHLFHLLFGAVAKFPSDSERILLPLMPVIVEVCIKNTTEVEKPIGYLQLLRTTFRALAGGKFELILRDLMPLLQPCLNMLLAMLEGPAGEDMRELLLELCLTLPARLSSLLPFLPRLMKPLVLCLKASDELVSLGLRTLEFWIDSLNPDFLEPSMANVMSEVILALWSHLRPAPYPWGGKCLQLLGQLGGRNRRFLKEPLALECKENPEHGIRVILTFEPGTPFLVPLDRCINLAIATVMQKNGHVELFYRKQALKFLHVCLSAQLNLPGNISDEGFTLDKLSKILSSSGDLSLRRCESTDIKAEFGVKTKTQLLAEKSVFKSLLMTVISSNAEQDLFDSKDDFVVNICRHFALMFHVDHSSTNASTTSTVGGPMLSSNTNIGSRPKSSTGSNLRELDPLIFLDALVDVLADENRLQARAALNALNSFSESLLFLARSKHNGVLMSRGGPATPMIVSSPSMNPVYSPPPSVRVPIFEQLLPRLLHLCYGVTWQAQMGGVAGLGALVGKVTVETLCQFQVKIVRGLIYVLKRLPIYANKEQEETSQVLMQVLRVVNNVDEANSESRRQSFHGVVEYLASELFNANASVNVRKTVQSCLALLASRTGNEVSELLEPLYQPLFQPLIMRPLRSKTVDQQVGTVTALNFCLALRPPLLKLTQELVNFLQEALHIAEADETVWVVKFMNPKVATSLNKLRTACIELLCTAMAWADFKTANHAELRSKIISMFFKSLTCRTPEIVAVAKEGLRQVIQQQRMPKELLQTSLRPILVNLAYTKNLSMPLLQGLARLLELLSTWFNVTLGGKLLEHLKKWLEPEKLAQSQKSWKAGEEPKIAAAIIELFHLLPSAAGKFLDDLVTLTIDLEGVLPPGQFYSKINSPYRLPLTKFLNRYPTASVEYFLARLSQPRYFRRFMYIIKSDAGQPLREELAKSPQKIIASAFPKFLPKTELSTVQGSAATPTTQLGNEALSAPLPESSGVPSTSTGGSSDAFFQGLALIKTLVKLMPSWLQSNRNLFDALVLVWKSPDRVTRLNKEQELNLVQVKESKWLVKCFLNYLRHEKTEVNVIFDILSIFLYHSRIDYTFLKEFYIIEVAEGYPPNLKKNLLLHFLDIFQSKQLSHEHVVVIMQMLILPMLAHGFQSGQSWEVVDPGIIKTIVDKLLDPPEEISAEYDEPLRIELLQIATLLLKYLQGDLVQHRKELIKFGWNHLKREDSASKQWAFVNVCHFLEAYQAPEKIILQVFVALLRTCQPEHKMLVKQALDILMPALPRRLPPGDNRMPIWIRYTKKILVEEGHSIPNLIHIFQLIVRHSDLFYACRAQFVPQMVNSLSRLGLPYTTTAENRRLAIELAGLVVGWERQRQSEMKAVAGTDTPTQNSDVLSSGTAGVDSKRSTEGSTISEDPSKRVKIEPGIQSFPVTSPPGAASIPNIGTPGSATQADEEFKPNAAMEEMIINFLIRVALVIEPKDKEASLMYKQALDLLSQALEVWPHANVKFNYLEKLLSSIQPSQSKDPSTALAQGLDVMNKVLEKQAHLFIKNNISQISQILEPCFKYKMLDAGSSLCSLLKIVFLTFPLDSASTPSEVKILYQKVQDLIEKQIAAVTAPQISGDDTGADSISFVLLVIKTLMEVQKNLADPSLLVRVLQRLARDFGSLAGTQARQGQRLDPDSVTSSRHGADVGAVISNIKLVLKLIGERVMLVPEYKRSITQILNSLLSEKVTDASVLLCILDMIKGWIEDEFNKPTATGTMTTFLNPKEIVSFLQKLSQVDKQNFTPSQLDEWDKKYLEVLYGICADSNRYPLPLRQEVFQKVERQFMLGLRAKDPETRKKYFLLYHESLGKTLFARLQYIIQIQDWDALSDVFWLKQGLDLLLALLVEDQSITLAPNTARLQPLVTSNNSPDPSAMQQQVADFSEVSDTVPLTIEGLVNKHAHFLNKMSRLQVADLLVPLKELAHTDANVAYHLWVLVFPIVWVSLNKEEQVLLAKPMISLLSKDCHKKQQTHRPNVVQALLEGLQLSHPQPRMPSELIKYIGKTYNAWHIALSLLESHVMLFMHDTKCSECLAELYRLLNEEDMRCGLWKKRSVTAETRAGLSLVQHGYWERAQSLFYQAMVKATQGTYNNTVPKAEMCLWEEQWLYCAGQLSQWEALADFGKSIENYDILLDSLWKVPDWAYMKDHVIPKAQVEETPKLRVIQAYFALHDRNINGVGDTENIVGKGVDLALEQWWQLPEMSVHARIPLLQQFQQLVEVQESARILVDIANGNKHAGNSGVGGHGGLYADLKDILETWRLRTPNEWDNMTVWYDLLQWRNEIYNAVIDAFKDFGSTNPQLHHLGYRDKAWNVNKLAHISRKQGIYDVCVTILEKMYGHSTMEVQEAFVKIREQAKAYLEMKGEVTSGLNLINSTNLEYFPVKHKAEIFRLKGDFLLKLNDCESANREYSNAVNLFKNLPKGWISWGTYSDMAYKETHDEIWLEYAVSCFLQGIKFGIPNSRSYLARVLYLLSFDTPNEAAGRAFDKYLDQVPHWVWLSWIPQLLLSLQRTEAPHCKLVLMKIATVYPQALYYWLRTYLLERRDAANKSEIGRLAMAQNRMQQNPSAGGSNSLGLNDGSARMQSHGVISSENQVHQVTQSGSGITSHDGGIMNGQDSERSTTGEGGGAASSGEPHVQQNSSNISDGGQNALRRSGALSLMASAASAFDAAKDIMEALRSKHTNLASELEILLTEIGSRFVTLPEERLLAVVNALLHRCYKYPTATTAEVPQSLRKELSGVCRACFSADAINKHVDFVREYKNDFERDLDPDNSDTFPATLSALTERLKHWKNVLQSNVEDRFPAVLKLEEESRVLRDFHVVDVEVPGQYFTYQDIPPDHTVKLDRVGPDIPIVRRHGSSFRRLTLIGSDGSQRHFIVQTSLTPNARSDERMLQLFRVMNRMFDKHKESRRRHICIHTPIIIPVWSQVRMVEDDLMYSTLLEVYENYCARNDREADLPITLFKEQLNPAMGGQLSTDAIIDLRLHAYNEVTRTRVPDNILSQFIYKTLLNGNHMWAFKKQFATQLALSCFISYMLQIGGRSPNKILFAKNTGKIFQTDFHPAYDANGMIEFNEPVPFRLTRNMQAFFSHFGVEGLIISAMCAAAQAVVTPKQNQHLWHHLAMFFRDELLSWSWRRPLGMPLAPVPGGGLSPADFKHKVTTNVEHVIDRINIIAPQSLSDEDENAMEPPQSVQRGVAELVEAALSPRSLCMMDPTWHPWF; this is encoded by the exons ACTGTTTCTTTTTTGACGTACCTGCTGAAGAGTTTTGCTGATTATATTAGGCCACATGAGGAGAGCATTTGTAAAAGTATTGTGAACTTGCTTGTGACCTGTTCTGACTCCGTTTCGATTCGGAAG GAATTATTGGTGGCCCTAAAACATGTTCTTGGAACAGATTTTAAGAGGGGTTTGTTTCCCTTGATTGACACATTGTTGGAAGAGAG GGTTCTTGTTGGGACTGGACGGGCATGCTACGAGACATTGAGGCCACTGGCTTATAGCTTACTAGCAGAGATTGTTCATCACGTTCGATCAGATCTCTCCCTGCAACAG CTGTCACGTATCATTTACTTGTTCTCAAGCAACATGCATGACGCCTCACTAACATTGAGTATTCACACCACATGTGCTCGCCTGATGCTGAATCTG GTTGAACCAATTTATGAAAAAGGGGCTGATCAAACTTCAATGGATGAAGCACGGATTTTGCTG GTCCAGATATTGGATTCTTTTGTTGGGAAGTTTAGTACCTTTAAGCACACAATTCCCCAG CTTCTTGAGGAGGGTGAGGAAGGAAAAGATCGAGCTTCATTGAGGTCAAAGCTGGAGCTTCCAGTTCAG GCTGTTTTAAACTTACAAGTGCCAACTGAACATTCCAAGGAAGTCAATGATTGCCGACATCTGGTCAAGACTTTAATTATGG GAATGAAGACTATTTTTTGGACAATAACTCATGTTCATACTCCACATACACAG GCTTCAGCTTCTCATGGGGCACATCAACAGATGATGCCAAATGGGTTGCCTGCATTCAAAGGCTTGAGAGAAGATGAG GTGTGGAGAGCCTGTGGTATTCTGAAAAGTGGTGTACATTGCTTAGTCATTTTTAAGGATACTGATGATGAGAAGGATATGCTTGGGCACTTCTCCCAAACTTTGGCTATTTTGGAACCTCGAGATCTGATGGATATGTTCTCACTGTGTTTACCAGAGCTCTTTGAATGCATGGCTTCTAACAATCAGCTGGTTCTTATATTTTCAACGATGCTGCAAGCAGCCAAGGTTTTCCGTCCATTTTCAGATGTTCTGATCAATTTCCTTGTTAGCAGTAAGCTTGATGTTTTGAAACTACCAGATTCTCCATCTGCAAAATTAGTCTTGCacctctttcatttattgtttgGAGCTGTTGCAAAGTTCCCATCAGATTCAGAGCGTATACTGCTGCCTCTTATGCCTGTTATTGTTGAGGTGTGCATAAAAAATACCACTGAAGTTGAGAAACCTATAGGCTATCTTCAACTGCTTCGAACAACGTTTCGTGCACTTGCTGGCGGAAAATTTGAACTTATATTGCGAGACTTGATGCCCCTGCTACAGCCTTGTCTGAATATGTTACTTGCCATGCTTGAGGGACCAGCTGGTGAGGACATGAGGGAACTTCTATTGGAATTGTGCTTAACTTTACCTGCACGTTTAAGTTCTTTGTTGCCATTTCTTCCCCGTCTTATGAAGCCACTGGTTTTATGCTTGAAAGCGAGTGATGAACTTGTTAGTTTGGGGCTGAGGACTCTAGAATTCTGGATAGATAGTTTGAATCCCGACTTTCTTGAGCCAAGTATGGCAAATGTTATGTCGGAGGTAATCTTAGCCTTGTGGTCTCATTTAAGACCCGCACCTTATCCTTGGGGTGGAAAATGTTTACAACTTCTTGGTCAGTTAGGTGGACGTAATAGGCGCTTTTTGAAAGAGCCACTTGCACTGGAATGCAAGGAAAACCCAGAGCATGGGATTCGTGTGATTCTAACATTTGAGCCTGGAACCCCATTCTTGGTGCCTTTGGATCGGTGTATAAACCTTGCTATAGCTACTGTTATGCAAAAAAATGGACACGTTGAACTGTTCTATAGAAAGCAGGCCTTAAAGTTTCTTCATGTGTGCCTATCAGCTCAGCTGAATTTGCCAGGAAACATTTCTGATGAAGGCTTTACACTGGACAAACTATCAAAAATTTTATCATCATCTGGGGACTTGTCTTTGCGAAGGTGCGAGTCTACGGATATCAAG GCAGAGTTTGGTGTAAAGACAAAGACTCAGCTTCTGGCTGAGAAGTCTGTTTTCAAAAGTCTTTTAATGACTGTCATCTCATCCAATGCCGAACAAGACCTTTTTGACTCAAAGGATGATTTTGTAGTTAATATCTGTCGGCATTTTGCTCTGATGTTTCATGTTGATCATTCCTCCACTAATGCTTCTACAACATCAACAGTTGGGGGTCCTATGCTTTCATCTAATACAAACATAGGTTCCAGGCCAAAAAGCAGTACAGGCTCGAATCTTAGAGAGCTGGATCCCTTAATATTTTTAGATGCCTTGGTGGATGTGTTAGCAGATGAAAATAGGCTTCAAGCAAGGGCTGCTCTAAATGCGTTAAACTCATTTTCTGAATCCCTCCTATTCCTGGCTCGATCAAAGCACAATGGCGTGCTAATGTCAAGGGGAGGTCCTGCAACACCTATGATTGTCTCTAGCCCATCGATGAATCCTGTTTATTCTCCACCTCCAAGTGTCCGTGTCCCTATCTTTGAGCAACTTTTGCCTCGTCTGTTGCACTTGTGCTATGGAGTTACATGGCAAGCTCAAATGGGAGGCGTTGCTGGACTTGGTGCTCTGGTTGGGAAGGTCACTGTTGAGACTCTCTGTCAGTTTCAAGTTAAAATAGTACGAGGACTGATTTATGTCTTGAAAAGGCTTCCTATATATGCAAATAAGGAACAGGAAGAAACAAGTCAGGTGTTAATGCAGGTGCTTCGTGTGGTGAACAACGTTGATGAGGCAAATAGTGAATCCCGGAGGCAGAGCTTCCATGGTGTTGTTGAGTATCTTGCATCAGAGCTGTTTAATGCAAATGCATCAGTAAATGTGAGGAAAACTGTGCAGTCATGTTTAGCCTTGCTTGCTAGCCGGACAGGTAATGAGGTATCTGAATTGCTTGAGCCTTTGTATCAACCTCTATTTCAACCCCTCATCATGCGCCCTCTGCGTTCAAAGACAGTTGATCAACAG GTGGGAACAGTTACTGCATTAAATTTCTGTTTGGCTTTAAGGCCACCTCTCCTGAAATTGACCCAAGAACTCGTTAATTTTCTTCAAGAGGCTTTGCATATTGCTGAGGCTGATGAAACTGTGtgggttgtgaagtttatgaATCCCAAAGTCGCAACATCTTTGAATAAGCTTCGCACAGCTTGCATTGAGTTACTTTGCACTGCAATGGCCTGGGCAGATTTCAAGACGGCAAATCATGCTGAGCTGCGTTCAAAGATCATATCTATGTTCTTCAAGTCCCTGACATGTCGTACACCAGAAATTGTTGCTGTTGCGAAAGAAGGCCTAAGACAG GTTATTCAGCAGCAGAGGATGCCTAAAGAACTTTTGCAGACCAGCCTCAGACCCATCTTAGTCAACTTGGCTTATACCAAAAATCTTAGTATGCCTTTGCTGCAAGGTCTTGCCCGTTTGCTCGAACTTCTATCTACCTGGTTCAATGTTACCCTGGGTGGTAAATTGTTGGAGCACCTGAAGAAGTGGTTGGAACCTGAAAAACTTGCACAGAGCCAGAAATCTTGGAAGGCTGGTGAAGAACCAAAAATTGCTGCAG CAATTATCGAGCTGTTTCACCTTCTCCCCAGCGCTGCAGGAAAGTTCCTTGACGATCTTGTCACTTTAACTATTGACTTGGAAGGGGTTCTCCCACCTGGGCAATTCTACAGTAAGATAAATAGTCCATACCGCCTTCCGCTTACAAAGTTTTTAAATCGCTACCCAACAGCTTCTGTTGAATACTTCCTCGCTAGATTGAGTCAGCCAAGATATTTTAGACG GTTTATGTATATAATAAAGTCTGATGCTGGACAGCCTTTGAGAGAGGAACTTGCAAAGTCCCCTCAGAAAATAATAGCGAGTGCCTTTCCTAAATTTCTTCCAAAAACAGAGCTATCAACTGTTCAAGGATCTGCTGCTACACCTACCACTCAGTTGGGAAATGAAGCCCTTAGCGCTCCTCTTCCTGAAAGCTCTGGCGTACCTTCTACTAGCACTGGAGGATCATCAGATGCATTCTTTCAAGGACTTGCTTTGATCAAAACTCTCGTAAAATTGATGCCTTCTTGGTTGCAGAGCAACCGTAATTTGTTTGATGCTCTTGTACTCGTTTGGAAGTCACCTGATAGAGTGACCCGTTTGAATAAGGAGCAGGAGCTAAACCTAGTTCAG GTCAAAGAAAGCAAATGGCTTGTAAAATGCTTTCTGAATTATCTGCGGCATGAAAAAACTGAAGTGAACGTGATATTTGATATTCTTTCCATATTCTTATACCACTCACGCATTGATTATACATTTCTGAAGGAATTTTATATAATTGAG GTTGCAGAGGGCTATCCTCCTAACTTGAAAAAAAACCTTCTGTTGCACTTTTTAGACATTTTCCAGTCAAAGCAACTGAGTCATGAACATGTGGTGGTGATTATGCAAATGCTTATTTTGCCAATGTTAGCTCATGGCTTCCAGAGTGGTCAAAGCTGGGAGGTTGTTGACCCGGGTATCATTAAAACAATCGTCGATAAACTTCTTGATCCTCCTGAAGAG ATTTCTGCCGAGTATGATGAACCATTACGAATAGAACTGTTGCAGATCGCAACACTGCTTCTGAAATATCTTCAGGGCGACCTTGTCCAGCATAGAAAAGAGCTTATTAAATTTGGCTGGAATCATCTTAAACGTGAAGATAGTGCCAGTAAGCAGTGGGCATTTGTCAATGTTTGCCATTTCTTAGAAGCATATCAGGCCCCAGAGAAAATCATACTCCAG GTATTTGTTGCTCTTCTGAGAACTTGCCAACCGGAGCATAAGATGTTGGTGAAGCAAGCACTGGATATATTGATGCCAGCATTACCACGAAGATTACCTCCTGGAGATAATCGTatgcctatttggatacgttaTACTAAGAAAATCCTTGTTGAAGAAGGCCACTCAATTCCAAATTTGATTCACATTTTCCAGCTCATTGTTCGTCATTCAGATCTTTTCTATGCCTGTAGAGCACAGTTTGTACCTCAAATGGTAAACTCTCTTAGTCGGTTAGGCCTGCCGTACACTACAACTGCAGAAAATCGGCGTCTTGCTATTGAACTTGCTGGGTTGGTTGTGGGTTGGGAAAGGCAGAGGCAAAGTGAAATGAAAGCTGTTGCCGGGACTGATACACCGACCCAAAATTCTGATGTACTAAGTTCAGGTACTGCTGGTGTAGATTCTAAACGTTCAACAGAGGGATCAACAATTTCTGAGGATCCAAGTAAGCGCGTAAAGATTGAACCTGGAATCCAATCCTTCCCTGTTACATCTCCTCCAGGTGCTGCTTCTATACCAAACATTGGAACCCCTGGATCTGCCACTCAGGCAGATGAGGAGTTCAAGCCAAATGCTGCAATGGAAGAAATGATAATTAATTTTCTCATAAGG GTGGCCTTGGTGATAGAGCCCAAAGACAAGGAAGCAAGTTTGATGTATAAACAGGCTCTAGATCTACTCTCACAAGCTTTGGAAGTGTGGCCACATGCTAATGTGAAATTTAATTATCTTGAGAAACTTCTCAGCAGTATTCAGCCTTCTCAATCAAAAGATCCATCCACTGCCCTTGCTCAGGGCTTGGATGTCATGAACAAAGTATTGGAAAAGCAGGCACACTTgtttataaaaaataacatcAGCCAGATATCTCAA ATTCTAGAACCATGTTTCAAATATAAGATGTTAGATGCCGGAAGTTCATTGTGCTCCTTGTTGAAGATTGTGTTTCTCACATTTCCCTTGGATTCTGCCAGTACTCCATCTGAAGTGAAGATTTTGTACCAAAAAGTTCAAGATTTGATAGAGAAACAAATTGCAGCTGTCACCGCTCCTCAAATATCAGGAGATGATACAGGGGCCGACTCTATCAGCTTTGTGCTTTTGGTCATTAAGACTTTAATGGAGGTACAAAAAAACCTAGCTGATCCCTCCCTATTGGTCCGAGTTCTTCAGCGTCTGGCACGTGATTTTGGATCACTGGCGGGTACTCAAGCAAGACAG GGTCAAAGACTGGATCCAGATTCAGTCACCTCATCTCGTCATGGTGCTGATGTCGGAGCTGTCATCTCTAATATTAAATTGGTCTTGAAACTTATTGGTGAAAGAGTCATGCTTGTGCCTGAGTACAAGAGATCTATTACACAAATTCTGAATTCCCTGCTCTCAGAAAAGGTTACCGATGCCAGTGTACTGCTATGTATATTAGATATGATAAAAGGGTGGATCGAGGATGAGTTCAATAAACCAACTGCAACTGGAACGATGACTACTTTTCTTAATCCCAAAGAGATAGTCTCTTTTCTTCAGAAGCTTTCACAAGTTGATAAACAGAATTTCACCCCAAGTCAACTTGATGAATGGGACAAGAAGTACCTGGAGGTTCTTTATGGAATATGTGCCGATTCAAACAG ATATCCTCTTCCTTTGCGTCAAGAAGTATTTCAGAAAGTGGAAAGGCAGTTCATGCTTGGTTTGAGGGCAAAGGATCCTGAAACTAGAAAGAAGTATTTTTTGCTTTATCATGAATCTCTTGGAAAAACATTATTTGCTAGGCTGCAATACATCATTCAAATTCAGGACTGGGATGCTCTAAGTGATGTCTTTTGGCTTAAACAAGGCCTTGATCTTCTTCTGGCCTTGTTGGTTGAGGATCAGTCTATTACACTTGCTCCTAACACCGCAAGATTGCAGCCTCTTGTTACATCAAATAATAGTCCTGATCCTTCTGCGATGCAGCAGCAGGTTGCTGATTTTTCCGAAGTTTCAGATACGGTTCCATTGACTATTGAAGGGCTTGTTAACAAGCATGCTCATTTTCTGAATAAGATGAGCAGACTGCAG GTGGCTGATCTTCTTGTTCCATTGAAAGAGCTTGCTCACACAGATGCAAATGTTGCATATCATTTGTGGGTATTGGTATTTCCTATTGTCTGGGTAAGCTTAAACAAAGAAGAGCAGGTTTTACTGGCTAAGCCTATGATTTCTCTCTTATCAAAGGATTGTCACAAGAAACAACAGACACATCGACCAAATGTTGTGCAAGCTCTTTTGGAAGGACTTCAGCTTAGTCATCCACAGCCTCGGATGCCTAGTGAACTCATCAAATATATTGGAAAGACTTACAATGCATGGCATATTGCATTGTCCCTGCTAGAAAGTCATGTCATGTTGTTCATGCATGATACCAAGTGCTCTGAGTGTCTTGCTGAGCTATATCGCCTGCTAAATGAAGAGGACATGAGGTGTGGGTTATGGAAGAAGCGGTCTGTTACAGCAGAAACTAGAGCGGGGCTTTCCCTTGTGCAACATGGCTACTGGGAGCGTGCTCAAAGCCTGTTCTATCAGGCTATGGTTAAGGCAACTCAAGGTACCTATAACAATACTGTTCCTAAGGCTGAGATGTGTCTATGGGAGGAGCAATGGCTTTATTGTGCTGGCCAACTTAGTCAATGGGAGGCCCTGGCAGATTTTGGCAAGTCCATTGAAAATTATGACATTTTACTCGATAGTCTATGGAAAGTTCCTGATTGGGCTTATATGAAGGATCATGTTATCCCTAAAGCTCAAGTAGAAGAAACTCCAAAGCTCAGAGTAATTCAGGCATACTTTGCACTTCATGACAGAAATATTAACGGTGTCGGAGATACTGAAAATATTGTTGGGAAAGGTGTTGACCTTGCCTTAGAACAGTGGTGGCAGTTGCCTGAAATGTCTGTGCATGCTAGGATACCTCTTCTGCAGCAATTTCAGCAGCTAGTTGAAGTCCAGGAATCTGCTAGAATTCTTGTCGATATTGCAAATGGAAACAAGCATGCTGGGAACTCTGGTGTTGGTGGACATGGGGGACTTTATGCAGATCTAAAGGATATTCTCGAGACTTGGAGATTGAGGACACCAAATGAATGGGATAACATGACAGTTTGGTATGATTTGTTGCAATGGAGAAATGAAATCTACAATGCTGTCATAGATGCTTTTAAAGATTTTGGCTCAACTAATCCTCAACTTCATCACCTTGGTTACCGGGACAAAGCATGGAATGTCAATAAGCTTGCTCATATTTCACGCAAACAGGGTATTTATGATGTGTGTGTCACCATACTTGAAAAAATGTATGGTCACTCTACTATGGAGGTGCAG GAGGCGTTCGTCAAAATTAGAGAACAAGCAAAAGCCTATCTTGAAATGAAGGGAGAGGTAACCAGTGGGCTGAATTTGATCAATAGCACCAATCTTGAATATTTTCCTGTCAAGCACAAAGCAGAAATTTTCCGCCTGAAGGGAGACTTCTTATTAAAGCTTAATGACTGTGAATCTGCTAATAGAGAGTATTCAAACGCTGTCAATCTATTCAAAAACCTGCCAAAAGGATGGATTAGTTGGGGAACTTATTCTGACATG GCTTACAAAGAAACACATGATGAAATATGGTTGGAGTATGCTGTCAGTTGTTTTCTTCAAGGTATCAAATTTGGTATTCCCAACTCAAGAAGCTATCTGGCTCGTGTTCTTTACCTTCTCAGTTTTGACACCCCTAATGAAGCTGCTGGGAGAGCATTTGATAAATATTTGGATCAAGTACCTCATTGGGTCTGGCTTTCCTGGATTCCTCAGTTGCTGCTTTCATTGCAGCGAACAGAAGCACCCCACTGCAAGCTAGTCCTTATGAAAATTGCCACAGTATATCCACAG GCTTTGTACTATTGGCTGCGTACTTATTTACTTGAACGTCGTGATGCGGCTAATAAATCAGAAATTGGGAGATTAGCTATGGCTCAGAACAGAATGCAGCAGAACCCTTCTGCTGGTGGTTCTAACTCACTTGGATTGAATGATGGGTCTGCAAGAATGCAGAGCCATGGTGTCATATCTTCAGAGAATCAGGTTCATCAAGTGACTCAATCCGGTAGTGGTATCACCTCTCACGATGGTGGAATTATGAATGGCCAAGATTCAGAAAGGTCTACCACTGGGGAAGGAGGAGGAGCAGCTTCCAGTGGTGAACCACACGTGCAACAAAATTCTTCAAATATCAGTGATGGTGGTCAGAATGCACTAAGGCGTAGTGGTGCTTTGAGTTTGATGGCTTCTGCTGCCAGTGCTTTTGATGCTGCAAAGGATATAATGGAGGCTCTTAGGAGCAAGCATACTAATCTTGCTAGCGAACTTGAG ATTTTGCTTACAGAGATTGGATCAAGGTTTGTCACTTTGCCAGAGGAGAGACTTCTAGCTGTAGTTAATGCCCTGCTCCATCGGTGCTACAAGTATCCAACTGCAACTACGGCAGAGGTGCCTCAGTCTCTTAGGAAGGAGCTTTCCGGTGTTTGTAGGGCATGCTTCTCAGCAGATGCTATAAACAAGCATGTTGATTTCGTACGAGAGTACAAGAATGACTTTGAACGTGATCTTGATCCAGATAATTCCGATACCTTCCCAGCAACACTTTCTGCACTGACTGAGAGATTGAAGCATTGGAAAAACGTTCTGCAAAGCAACGTTGAGGACAGATTTCCTGCTGTGCTGAAGCTGGAAGAGGAAAGCAGGGTTTTACGTGATTTCCATGTTGTTGATGTTGAGGTTCCAGGACAGTATTTCACTTATCAG GACATTCCACCTGATCATACAGTGAAGTTAGATCGAGTTGGTCCTGACATTCCAATTGTACGAAGGCATGGTAGTAGTTTCCGTCGCTTAACACTAATCGGATCAGATGGTTCACAACGTCATTTTATTGTTCAAACATCCCTAACTCCAAATGCTAGGAGTGATGAACGCATGCTTCAACTGTTCCGTGTGATGAATCGCATGTTCGATAAGCATAAAGAGTCCAGGAGGCGGCATATATGCATTCATACTCCAATAATTATTCCTGTTTGGTCTCAG GTTCGCATGGTAGAAGATGATTTGATGTATAGTACGTTGCTTGAGGTTTATGAGAACTATtgtgcaagaaatgaccgtgaGGCTGATCTTCCTATTACCCTTTTCAAGGAGCAGCTTAACCCAGCTATGGGTGGTCAATTATCAACAGATGCTATTATTGATCTCCGCCTCCACGCGTATAATGAAGTAACAAGGACTCGTGTGCCTGACAACATACTTTCACAGTTCATATACAAGACATTGCTAAATGGAAACCATATGTGGGCTTTTAAGAAGCAATTTGCAACCCAGTTGGCTCTCTCGTGTTTCATTTCATACATGCTGCAGATTGGGGGACGGTCCCCTAACAAAATTCTATTTGCTAAAAACACGGGCAAGATTTTTCAGACAGATTTTCACCCCGCGTATGATGCTAATGGGATGATTGAATTTAATGAACCTGTGCCGTTTCGTCTCACTAGAAATATGCAGGCTTTCTTTTCTCATTTCGGTGTAGAAGGGCTAATCATCTCTGCCATGTGTGCTGCAGCTCAAGCTGTCGTCACGCCAAAG CAAAACCAGCATTTGTGGCATCATTTGGCTATGTTTTTCCGTGATGAACTGTTGTCATGGTCTTGGAGAAGACCACTTGGAATGCCTTTGGCTCCCGTTCCCGGAGGTGGTTTAAGTCCAGCTGATTTCAAACATAAGGTGACGACAAATGTTGAGCATGTTATTGATCGGATCAACATAATAGCACCCCAGAGCTTATCTGATGAG GATGAGAATGCCATGGAACCCCCGCAGTCTGTCCAAAGGGGTGTGGCAGAGCTTGTTGAAGCTGCATTGAGCCCGCGAAGTTTGTGCATGATGGACCCAACTTGGCATCCATGGTTTTAA